From one Bacteroides eggerthii genomic stretch:
- a CDS encoding Crp/Fnr family transcriptional regulator, producing the protein MVKINLSDINVPELIPDIWSPLNEEQREFLANHFTLQNYKKNEIIHCEGETPTNLMCLLNGKVKIYKDGVGGRSQIIRMIKPTEYFGYRPYFAKADYVTAACAFEPSLVCLIPMTAVMTLLSQNNELAMFFIRQLSIDLGIADERTVNLTQKHIRGRLAESLIFLKESYGLEEDGSTLSIYLSREDLANLSNMTTSNAIRTLSQFATERLITIDGRKIKIIDEEKLKKISKIG; encoded by the coding sequence ATGGTAAAAATAAACTTATCCGATATTAATGTTCCGGAGTTGATCCCTGATATATGGTCACCCCTGAATGAAGAACAGCGAGAGTTTCTCGCTAACCATTTTACGCTTCAGAATTACAAGAAGAACGAGATTATTCACTGTGAAGGCGAGACACCCACTAACCTGATGTGCCTGCTGAACGGAAAAGTCAAAATATACAAAGATGGTGTAGGCGGAAGAAGCCAAATCATCCGTATGATTAAACCGACCGAATACTTCGGATACCGTCCCTACTTCGCAAAAGCGGATTATGTAACAGCGGCTTGTGCATTCGAGCCCTCATTGGTCTGCCTGATACCGATGACCGCCGTCATGACACTGTTGTCGCAAAACAACGAACTGGCGATGTTCTTCATCAGACAGTTATCCATAGACCTCGGCATTGCCGATGAACGGACTGTAAACCTCACCCAAAAACATATCCGCGGCCGACTGGCAGAATCTCTCATTTTTCTCAAAGAAAGCTATGGCCTGGAAGAGGATGGCTCCACATTAAGTATTTATCTGTCTCGTGAGGACTTGGCGAACCTTTCCAACATGACGACATCCAATGCCATCCGCACTCTTTCGCAGTTTGCGACGGAACGCCTGATTACCATTGACGGAAGGAAGATTAAAATTATTGATGAGGAAAAGCTAAAGAAAATAAGCAAAATAGGATAA
- a CDS encoding glutamine synthetase III, with protein MSKMRFFALQELANRRPLEVITPSNKLSDYYGSHVFDRKKMQEYLPKEAYKAVTDAIEKGTPISREMADLIANGMKSWAKSLNVTHYTHWFQPLTDGTAEKHDGFIEFGEDGDVIERFSGKLLIQQEPDASSFPNGGIRNTFEARGYTAWDVSSPAFVVETTLCIPTIFISYTGEALDYKTPLLKALAAVDKAATDVCQLFDKNITRVYTNLGWEQEYFLVDSALYNARPDLCLTGRTLMGHSSAKDQQLEDHYFGSIPPRVTAFMKELEIECHKLGIPVKTRHNEVAPNQFELAPIFENANLANDHNQLVMDLMKRIARKHNFAVLLHEKPYSGVNGSGKHNNWSLCTDTGINLFAPGKNPKGNMLFLTFLVNVLMMVYKNQDLLRASIASAGNSYRLGANEAPPAILSIFLGKQLSSILDEIARQVSNSKMTAEEKTTLKLGIGRIPEILLDTTDRNRTSPFAFTGNRFEFRAAGSSANCAAAMIAINAAMASQLNEFKISIEKLMEEGVGKDEAIFRILKETIIASEPIRFEGDGYSEQWKQEAASRGLTNICHVPQALMRYMDNQARSVLIGERIFNETELACRLEVELEKYTMKVQIESRVLGDLAINHIVPTAVIYQNRLLENLRGLREIFPPEEYEVLSADRKELIREISHRVTAIKMQVREMTEARKVANHMNNYKDKAFAYEETVRPYLESIREHIDNLEMEIDDEIWPLPKYRELLFTK; from the coding sequence ATGTCAAAAATGAGATTTTTTGCTTTGCAAGAGCTCGCCAACCGTCGTCCTCTTGAAGTTATCACCCCTTCAAACAAGTTGTCCGATTATTACGGCAGCCATGTTTTCGACCGCAAAAAGATGCAGGAATACCTGCCGAAAGAAGCCTATAAGGCTGTAACAGACGCTATTGAAAAAGGCACTCCCATTAGCCGGGAAATGGCCGATTTAATAGCAAACGGCATGAAAAGCTGGGCAAAATCCCTGAATGTCACCCACTACACGCACTGGTTCCAACCTCTGACGGACGGCACAGCCGAAAAACACGACGGCTTCATCGAATTCGGCGAAGACGGGGATGTCATCGAACGCTTTTCCGGGAAATTGCTCATCCAACAAGAACCGGACGCATCTTCTTTCCCAAACGGCGGTATCCGCAACACATTCGAAGCACGCGGATATACAGCATGGGACGTCTCCTCACCGGCTTTCGTCGTAGAGACCACCTTGTGTATTCCGACAATCTTCATTTCTTACACAGGTGAAGCGCTGGACTACAAAACACCTTTACTCAAAGCACTTGCAGCAGTGGACAAGGCAGCAACAGATGTGTGCCAACTCTTCGACAAGAACATAACACGCGTATATACCAACTTAGGCTGGGAACAGGAATATTTCCTTGTAGACTCCGCGCTCTACAACGCACGCCCTGACTTATGCCTGACAGGACGCACGCTAATGGGACACTCCTCCGCCAAAGACCAGCAACTGGAGGACCACTATTTCGGCTCTATTCCGCCCCGCGTTACGGCTTTTATGAAAGAACTGGAAATAGAATGTCACAAGCTGGGTATTCCCGTCAAGACACGTCATAACGAAGTGGCTCCCAACCAGTTTGAGCTGGCCCCCATATTTGAAAACGCCAACCTTGCCAACGACCACAACCAATTGGTAATGGACCTGATGAAACGTATCGCCCGCAAACACAACTTTGCCGTATTGTTGCACGAGAAGCCATACAGCGGCGTGAACGGTTCGGGCAAACATAACAACTGGTCGCTCTGCACTGATACGGGGATAAATCTTTTTGCTCCGGGGAAAAATCCGAAAGGTAATATGTTATTCCTTACTTTCCTCGTAAATGTGCTGATGATGGTATATAAAAATCAGGACCTACTCCGCGCATCCATTGCAAGCGCAGGAAACAGTTACCGACTGGGAGCCAATGAAGCCCCCCCTGCCATATTGTCCATATTCCTGGGAAAGCAGCTATCCTCCATTCTCGACGAGATAGCCCGCCAGGTGAGCAACAGCAAAATGACCGCCGAAGAAAAGACAACTCTGAAACTGGGCATCGGACGTATTCCCGAAATTCTATTAGATACGACGGACCGCAACCGAACGTCCCCCTTTGCCTTCACCGGTAACCGTTTCGAATTCCGCGCCGCCGGCTCATCCGCAAACTGTGCCGCAGCCATGATTGCCATCAACGCTGCAATGGCAAGCCAACTGAACGAATTCAAAATTTCCATCGAAAAGCTCATGGAAGAAGGCGTCGGCAAGGATGAGGCAATCTTCCGCATACTGAAGGAAACAATCATCGCTTCCGAACCTATCCGTTTTGAAGGAGACGGATATTCAGAGCAATGGAAACAAGAAGCTGCCAGCCGCGGACTGACAAACATCTGTCATGTGCCGCAAGCCTTGATGCGCTACATGGACAACCAGGCCCGTTCGGTACTCATCGGAGAACGTATTTTCAATGAAACAGAATTGGCCTGCCGCCTCGAAGTAGAGTTGGAGAAATACACAATGAAGGTACAGATTGAAAGCCGCGTTTTAGGTGATCTCGCCATAAACCACATTGTCCCGACTGCCGTTATTTATCAGAACCGCTTACTGGAGAATTTGCGAGGACTACGGGAAATCTTCCCACCGGAAGAGTATGAAGTGCTCAGTGCCGACCGCAAGGAACTCATACGCGAAATATCCCACCGCGTAACGGCTATCAAAATGCAGGTACGTGAAATGACGGAAGCCCGCAAGGTTGCCAACCATATGAATAATTACAAAGACAAAGCCTTTGCGTATGAAGAAACAGTGCGCCCCTATCTGGAAAGTATTCGCGAGCATATCGATAATCTTGAGATGGAAATAGATGATGAGATATGGCCGTTGCCGAAGTATAGGGAACTGTTGTTCACCAAATAA
- a CDS encoding DUF5686 family protein gives MSRLKHLICIWIGVCLLCAGLQKAGATAVPQSYAEQRAYADSIMDRVIFFAPFYERIVDEYKAELYIKGWANIRKKNHLLRFIPSMFRIKKGVREYMMETYSELHYTAPDIYDQKVKASVGTTSELWELDGRLLEYFHINIYSSTLLYDKLLSPLAANAKKYYTYYIDSIMGEAHNREFRIRFMPKSKSFQLVGGYMIVSDNVWSVREIRFSGRSEMLRFNNQVRMGQVGSKDEFLPVHFNVDATFRLLGNVIDGSYTAVLDYKDIHQKDPAAAAGRNRLKSKYDLSDSYTLLTDTNAYQRDTAYFNTLRPIPLTPHEQTLYEDFFLRRDTLLYKKKPKNKRLEFWGQIGDALVSRYTVDFAKMGSVRCSPLINPLLLSYSGSNGFSYRQEFKYNRLFTGDRLLRVVPKLGYNFKRKEFYWSINSDFDYWPRKRAALHVSVGNGNRIYSSDVLEDLKAIPDSIFDFDQIHLDYFKDLYLHIRHSWEVVNGLTLDVGLSLHRRTEVERSKFVLVYPDGPSVMSTAMPPLYPGFDPSVLKKFRHSYNSFAPRVRVTWTPGQYYYMSGDRKINLYSKYPTVSVDWERGLSGIMHSTGKYERIEVDFQHNIPLGLMRDIYYRLGWGAFTNQKELYFVDFANLARSNLPVGWNDEIGGVFQLLDGRWYNSSREYVRGHFTYEAPFLLLRHLKKYTQYVLNERLYLNALVVPHLNPYLEVGYGIGTHVFDFGVFASFANWKYQEMGVKFTFELFNR, from the coding sequence ATATCGCGGTTGAAACATCTAATATGCATATGGATAGGAGTCTGTCTCTTGTGTGCAGGTTTGCAGAAGGCGGGTGCTACGGCTGTTCCTCAATCGTATGCGGAACAGAGGGCTTATGCAGATTCCATTATGGACAGGGTTATCTTCTTTGCTCCTTTTTATGAGCGTATTGTCGATGAATATAAGGCGGAGCTCTATATAAAAGGGTGGGCGAATATCCGGAAGAAGAATCACCTGCTTCGTTTTATCCCTTCCATGTTCCGTATCAAGAAAGGGGTGCGGGAGTATATGATGGAAACATATAGTGAGCTGCACTACACTGCCCCCGACATTTACGACCAGAAAGTGAAAGCAAGCGTAGGTACCACCTCTGAACTATGGGAGTTGGACGGCCGCTTGCTCGAATACTTCCACATCAACATCTATTCTTCCACCTTATTGTACGACAAACTTCTCTCCCCACTGGCCGCCAATGCGAAAAAGTACTATACCTATTATATAGATTCCATAATGGGCGAGGCGCACAATCGCGAATTCCGTATCCGGTTTATGCCGAAGAGCAAGAGTTTCCAACTTGTAGGCGGTTATATGATTGTGAGCGACAATGTGTGGAGCGTACGTGAAATACGCTTTTCCGGGCGTTCCGAGATGCTCCGTTTTAATAATCAGGTGAGAATGGGACAGGTGGGAAGCAAGGATGAGTTTCTGCCCGTACATTTTAATGTGGATGCGACTTTCCGTTTGCTTGGCAATGTGATAGACGGTAGCTATACGGCAGTGCTTGACTATAAAGATATTCATCAGAAAGATCCGGCAGCCGCAGCCGGACGGAACAGGCTCAAGAGTAAATATGACTTGTCCGACTCCTATACACTGCTGACGGATACCAACGCTTACCAGCGTGATACGGCTTACTTCAATACTTTGCGCCCCATCCCGCTGACACCGCATGAACAGACTTTGTATGAAGATTTCTTTTTGCGTCGCGACACGCTTCTATATAAGAAAAAGCCGAAAAACAAAAGGCTGGAGTTTTGGGGACAGATAGGCGATGCGCTGGTAAGCAGGTACACAGTGGACTTTGCTAAAATGGGAAGTGTGCGTTGCTCGCCTCTTATCAATCCTTTGTTGCTGAGTTACAGTGGAAGCAACGGCTTCTCCTATCGTCAGGAGTTTAAGTATAACCGTCTGTTTACGGGCGACCGCCTGCTACGCGTCGTCCCTAAGCTGGGTTATAATTTCAAACGGAAGGAGTTTTATTGGTCGATCAATTCCGATTTCGATTATTGGCCCCGCAAGCGTGCCGCCTTGCATGTCAGTGTGGGTAATGGTAACCGTATTTACAGTAGTGATGTGCTGGAGGATTTGAAAGCCATCCCCGACAGCATCTTTGATTTTGACCAGATACATTTGGATTATTTCAAGGACTTGTATTTGCATATACGCCATAGTTGGGAGGTTGTTAATGGGCTTACTTTGGATGTAGGTCTCTCCTTGCACAGGCGTACGGAGGTGGAACGTTCCAAGTTTGTGCTGGTATATCCGGATGGACCAAGTGTCATGTCGACAGCCATGCCGCCGCTTTATCCGGGGTTCGATCCTTCGGTGCTGAAGAAGTTTCGCCATAGTTATAATAGTTTTGCTCCGCGTGTGCGTGTGACATGGACGCCCGGACAATATTACTATATGAGTGGTGACCGCAAAATCAATCTCTATTCCAAATATCCCACCGTATCGGTGGACTGGGAGCGCGGTCTCAGTGGAATTATGCACAGCACCGGAAAGTATGAGCGCATTGAAGTGGACTTCCAGCATAATATCCCGCTGGGATTGATGCGCGATATTTATTACCGTTTAGGTTGGGGAGCTTTTACGAACCAGAAGGAACTCTATTTTGTGGACTTTGCCAATCTGGCGCGTTCCAATCTTCCTGTCGGGTGGAATGATGAAATCGGAGGAGTGTTCCAGTTGCTCGACGGACGTTGGTACAACTCTTCGCGCGAATATGTCCGCGGACATTTTACGTATGAAGCTCCTTTTCTGCTGCTTCGTCATCTGAAAAAGTATACCCAATACGTGCTGAATGAGCGTCTGTATCTGAATGCGTTGGTTGTTCCTCACTTGAATCCTTATCTTGAAGTGGGCTATGGCATTGGTACGCATGTTTTCGACTTTGGCGTTTTTGCAAGCTTTGCCAACTGGAAGTATCAGGAGATGGGAGTCAAGTTTACGTTCGAGCTCTTCAATCGGTGA
- the coaW gene encoding type II pantothenate kinase, which yields MGIVIGIDVGGSTTKIVGINKGQIQSPMFITATDPVTSLFGAFGKYIYDNGIQLSDVEQVMLTGVGSAFVDSPLYGLPTRKTDEFIANGLGARHATDIDQLIVVSMGTGTSFVKISGDEIQHIGGMGIGGGTLQGLSRLLLKTHDIHRVADLAAKGDVTRVNLQIGDICNNALPDLPVSATASLFGKADSNASQEDIACGIIYTVLQTIGGAAVLSALNSPVRDFVLIGNLTQLPQCREVFPKMESIYHVRFHIPPYAEYRTAIGAALAYVRENS from the coding sequence ATGGGAATTGTAATAGGTATAGATGTCGGTGGAAGTACCACTAAAATCGTAGGAATCAATAAAGGGCAGATACAGTCACCGATGTTTATTACGGCGACCGATCCGGTTACGTCTTTGTTTGGAGCGTTCGGCAAATACATTTATGATAATGGAATTCAGTTGTCCGATGTGGAACAGGTGATGCTGACCGGTGTAGGCAGCGCGTTTGTAGACAGTCCGCTTTACGGACTTCCCACCCGTAAGACCGACGAATTCATAGCCAACGGGCTGGGGGCTCGCCATGCTACGGACATCGACCAGCTGATAGTTGTCAGCATGGGGACGGGGACGTCTTTTGTGAAAATCAGCGGAGATGAAATTCAGCATATCGGTGGTATGGGCATCGGTGGAGGTACGTTGCAGGGACTTTCACGTCTGCTGCTCAAGACACACGATATCCACCGGGTGGCTGATTTGGCTGCAAAAGGCGATGTAACCCGCGTAAATCTGCAGATCGGTGATATCTGTAACAACGCATTACCCGACTTGCCGGTATCTGCCACCGCTTCCTTGTTCGGAAAGGCGGACAGCAATGCCTCTCAGGAAGATATAGCTTGCGGCATCATTTATACCGTACTCCAGACCATAGGCGGAGCGGCTGTGCTTTCCGCACTGAACAGTCCGGTGAGGGATTTCGTGCTGATAGGCAATCTCACTCAGTTGCCGCAATGCCGGGAAGTGTTCCCGAAAATGGAAAGCATTTATCATGTGCGCTTTCACATTCCACCTTATGCAGAATATCGTACGGCTATCGGGGCAGCTTTGGCATACGTCAGAGAGAACTCATGA
- the rpsA gene encoding 30S ribosomal protein S1, giving the protein MENLKNVAPIEDFNWDAYENGETVTNASHEDLEKAYDNTLNKVNDREVVDGTVIAMNKREVVVNIGYKSDGIIPLNEFRYNPDLKVGDTVEVYIENQEDKKGQLVLSHRKARATRSWDRVNAALENEEIIKGYIKCRTKGGMIVDVFGIEAFLPGSQIDVKPIRDYDVFVGKTMEFKVVKINQEFKNVVVSHKALIEAELEQQKKEIIGKLEKGQVLEGTVKNITSYGVFIDLGGVDGLIHITDLSWGRVSDPKEVVELDQKLNVVILDFDDEKKRIALGLKQLTPHPWDALDPNLKVGDHVKGKVVVMADYGAFIEIAPGVEGLIHVSEMSWSQHLRSAQDFMKVGDEVEAVVLTLDREERKMSLGIKQLKADPWETIEEKYPIGSKHTAKVRNFTNFGVFVEIEEGVDGLIHISDLSWTKKVKHPSEFTQIGADIDVQVLEIDKENRRLSLGHKQLEENPWDVFETVFTVGSVHEGTIIEMLDKGAVVALPYGVEGFATPKHLVKEDGSQAQLDEKLEFKVIEFNKDAKRIILSHSRIFEDVAKAEERAEKKAAKKSTGKREEASASIQNQAASTTLGDIDALAALKEQMEAGKK; this is encoded by the coding sequence ATGGAAAATTTAAAAAATGTTGCTCCCATTGAAGACTTCAACTGGGATGCTTACGAGAACGGTGAAACCGTAACAAACGCAAGTCACGAAGACTTGGAGAAGGCGTATGACAACACGCTGAACAAAGTTAACGACCGCGAGGTAGTTGACGGAACCGTAATTGCAATGAACAAGCGTGAAGTAGTTGTGAACATCGGTTACAAATCAGACGGTATCATTCCTTTGAATGAATTCCGTTACAATCCCGATCTGAAAGTAGGTGATACTGTAGAAGTATACATCGAAAATCAGGAAGACAAAAAAGGACAGTTGGTTCTGTCTCACCGCAAAGCTCGTGCTACCCGTTCTTGGGATCGCGTTAACGCTGCTTTGGAAAATGAAGAAATTATCAAGGGTTACATCAAGTGCCGCACTAAGGGTGGTATGATCGTTGACGTATTCGGTATCGAAGCATTCTTGCCGGGTTCTCAGATCGACGTTAAGCCTATCCGCGACTACGATGTATTCGTTGGCAAAACTATGGAATTCAAGGTTGTTAAGATCAATCAGGAATTCAAGAATGTCGTTGTATCTCACAAGGCTCTTATCGAAGCTGAACTGGAACAACAGAAGAAAGAAATCATCGGTAAACTCGAAAAAGGACAAGTCCTCGAAGGTACCGTTAAGAATATCACTTCCTATGGTGTATTTATCGACCTGGGCGGCGTAGACGGTTTGATTCACATCACAGACCTTTCTTGGGGCCGCGTCAGCGATCCGAAAGAAGTGGTTGAGCTCGACCAGAAACTCAACGTCGTTATCCTTGATTTCGACGATGAGAAGAAGCGTATCGCTCTCGGCTTGAAACAACTCACTCCGCATCCTTGGGACGCTCTCGATCCTAACTTGAAGGTAGGCGACCACGTGAAGGGTAAAGTTGTCGTTATGGCTGACTACGGTGCATTCATCGAAATCGCTCCGGGTGTTGAAGGTTTGATCCACGTATCTGAAATGTCTTGGTCACAGCACTTGCGTTCTGCACAAGACTTCATGAAGGTAGGTGACGAAGTTGAAGCAGTAGTTCTGACTTTGGACCGCGAAGAACGTAAGATGTCTCTCGGTATCAAGCAACTGAAAGCTGATCCTTGGGAAACTATCGAAGAGAAATATCCTATCGGTTCTAAGCACACAGCTAAGGTTCGCAACTTCACTAACTTCGGTGTATTCGTAGAAATCGAAGAAGGTGTTGACGGTTTGATCCACATCTCTGACCTGTCTTGGACTAAGAAGGTTAAACATCCTTCCGAATTCACTCAGATCGGTGCGGATATTGATGTACAGGTGTTGGAGATCGACAAAGAAAACCGTCGCTTGAGCCTCGGTCACAAGCAACTCGAAGAAAACCCCTGGGATGTATTCGAAACTGTATTCACAGTAGGTTCAGTACACGAAGGTACTATCATCGAAATGCTGGATAAGGGTGCAGTAGTTGCTCTGCCTTATGGTGTAGAAGGTTTCGCTACTCCGAAACACCTCGTTAAGGAAGACGGCTCACAAGCTCAGTTGGACGAGAAACTCGAATTCAAAGTTATCGAGTTCAATAAGGACGCTAAGCGCATCATCCTGTCTCACAGCCGTATCTTCGAAGATGTAGCTAAGGCAGAAGAAAGAGCAGAAAAGAAAGCTGCCAAGAAGTCTACCGGTAAGAGAGAAGAAGCTTCTGCTTCAATCCAAAACCAGGCTGCTTCTACTACTTTGGGCGACATCGACGCTTTGGCTGCTTTGAAAGAGCAGATGGAAGCCGGAAAGAAGTAA
- a CDS encoding ribonuclease Z — translation MEKFELHILGSGSALPTTRHFPTSQVVNLRDKLFMIDCGEGAQLQFRKSRLKFSRLNRIFISHLHGDHCFGLPGLISTLNLLGRTADLHIHSPKGLEELLTPMLAFFNHQMTYKIFFHAFETKEAALIYEDRSLTVTTIPLRHRMPCCGFLFAEKPRPNHILRDMIDFYQVPVYELNRIKNGADYVTPEGEVIPNARLTRPSAAPRRYAYCSDTIYLPSITEQIKGVDLLFHEATFAEDAAPRAKETFHTTASQAAQIARDAEVKKLLIGHFSARYDDEQVLLEEARPVFPNTQLAKETLCISV, via the coding sequence ATGGAGAAATTCGAACTACATATTCTCGGCTCCGGTTCGGCATTGCCTACCACCCGCCATTTTCCTACTTCGCAGGTAGTGAACTTACGTGACAAACTTTTTATGATAGACTGTGGAGAAGGCGCACAGTTGCAATTCCGCAAGTCACGTCTCAAGTTCTCGCGTCTGAACCGTATCTTCATCTCCCACTTGCATGGCGACCACTGCTTCGGGCTGCCGGGACTGATATCCACACTTAATCTCTTGGGGCGTACAGCCGACCTGCATATCCACTCTCCCAAAGGTTTGGAAGAACTTCTTACGCCGATGCTTGCATTCTTCAATCATCAGATGACCTATAAAATTTTCTTCCACGCGTTCGAGACGAAAGAAGCCGCTTTGATTTATGAAGACCGTTCGCTTACGGTGACAACCATTCCTTTGCGGCATCGCATGCCTTGCTGCGGTTTTCTGTTTGCCGAGAAGCCGCGCCCCAATCATATCCTGCGCGACATGATAGACTTCTATCAAGTGCCGGTGTACGAGCTGAACCGCATCAAGAACGGTGCGGATTACGTTACGCCGGAAGGAGAGGTGATACCCAATGCCCGTCTCACCCGTCCCTCGGCTGCTCCACGCCGTTATGCCTATTGTTCGGATACGATTTATCTTCCCTCCATAACGGAACAGATAAAAGGAGTCGATCTGCTTTTCCATGAGGCCACTTTTGCCGAAGATGCCGCCCCGCGTGCCAAAGAGACGTTCCATACCACCGCTTCGCAAGCCGCACAAATAGCCCGCGATGCGGAGGTGAAGAAGCTACTGATAGGTCATTTTTCAGCCCGTTACGATGACGAACAGGTGCTGCTGGAAGAGGCGCGTCCGGTTTTTCCGAATACACAGCTTGCCAAAGAAACGCTTTGCATATCGGTGTGA
- a CDS encoding RNA polymerase sigma factor, with protein sequence MNPSYNEREVLALLQEESTQKQGFEMIVAQYSEQLYWQIRRMVLSHEDANDLLQNTFIKAWINIDYFRAEARLSTWLYRIALNECLTFLNKQRAVNTVSLDDPEADSLQRLESDPYFSGDKAQMALQKALLTLPEKQRMVFNLKYYQEMKYEQMSEIFGTSVGALKASYHHAVKKIEKILGEDD encoded by the coding sequence ATGAATCCTTCTTATAATGAACGTGAAGTGCTGGCACTTCTTCAGGAGGAAAGTACGCAGAAGCAGGGATTTGAGATGATTGTGGCGCAATACAGCGAGCAGTTATACTGGCAAATCCGGCGTATGGTGCTTTCGCATGAAGATGCTAACGACTTGCTTCAGAACACCTTTATCAAGGCATGGATCAATATCGATTATTTCCGGGCGGAGGCGAGGCTCTCCACGTGGCTCTATCGTATTGCGCTGAACGAGTGCCTCACTTTTCTGAATAAACAGCGGGCGGTCAACACCGTTTCATTGGACGATCCCGAAGCCGATTCCCTTCAGAGGCTGGAGAGCGATCCTTACTTTTCGGGCGACAAGGCTCAGATGGCTTTACAGAAAGCGTTGCTCACCTTGCCCGAAAAGCAACGTATGGTGTTCAACCTGAAGTACTACCAGGAGATGAAATACGAGCAGATGTCCGAGATCTTCGGTACTTCCGTAGGCGCTTTGAAAGCATCCTATCATCATGCGGTGAAAAAAATAGAGAAGATATTAGGAGAAGATGATTAA
- the mazG gene encoding nucleoside triphosphate pyrophosphohydrolase, whose protein sequence is MQHTRKEQMEAFGRFLDILDELRVKCPWDKKQTNESLRPNTIEETYELCDALMRDDKQEICKELGDVLLHVAFYAKIGSETGDFDIKDVCDRLCEKLIFRHPHVFGDVKAETAGQVSENWEQLKLKEKGGNKTVLSGVPAALPSLIKAYRIQDKARNVGFDWEEREQVWDKVKEEIQEFQDEVAHMDKQKAEEEFGDVMFSLINAARLYKINPDNALEHTNQKFIRRFNYVEAHSIKEGKNLHDMTLEEMDKLWEEAKALENKK, encoded by the coding sequence ATGCAACATACAAGAAAAGAACAAATGGAGGCTTTCGGCCGCTTCCTCGATATACTCGACGAACTGCGGGTGAAATGTCCCTGGGACAAGAAGCAGACCAATGAAAGCCTGCGTCCCAACACCATTGAAGAGACTTATGAACTTTGTGACGCCCTGATGCGCGACGACAAGCAGGAAATCTGCAAAGAACTGGGAGACGTATTGCTTCATGTGGCTTTCTACGCCAAAATAGGTTCGGAAACCGGAGATTTTGACATAAAGGATGTATGCGACCGCCTTTGCGAGAAGCTGATTTTCCGTCATCCCCACGTATTCGGCGATGTGAAAGCCGAGACTGCCGGACAAGTATCCGAGAACTGGGAACAGCTGAAACTCAAGGAAAAAGGTGGCAACAAAACGGTACTAAGCGGTGTGCCCGCCGCCCTGCCCTCGCTCATCAAGGCATATCGCATTCAGGACAAAGCCCGCAATGTGGGTTTCGACTGGGAAGAACGCGAACAGGTGTGGGATAAAGTGAAAGAGGAAATACAGGAATTTCAGGACGAGGTGGCCCACATGGACAAGCAGAAAGCGGAAGAGGAATTTGGAGATGTAATGTTCAGCCTCATCAATGCCGCCCGCCTGTACAAAATAAATCCTGATAATGCCTTGGAACACACTAACCAGAAGTTTATCCGCCGCTTCAACTATGTAGAGGCACACAGCATCAAGGAAGGCAAAAACCTGCACGATATGACACTGGAAGAGATGGACAAACTGTGGGAAGAGGCCAAAGCATTGGAGAATAAAAAATAG